The genomic interval ACTAAAGATCCTGTTGTACCTCCTGTAAAACCGACAGCACCAGCAGCACCTGTAACATCAACTCAATTGACACATCCGGTTATTGCACCACCAGAACAGGCAGTTGATAACATTGCTGCTAATGTAGACAATACCCCTCATGTTGATAATACAGGAACACCTGGAACGGGAACAAATACAATACCTGGAACCGGAGGAGAACCTGCAGTTGTTGATGTAGTTGATCCTAACATTGTTGTTGGCACAACTGATTTAGATAAATTACCAGAATTCCCTGGAGGAATTAAAAAGTTCTATACTTATGTTGGTAATAATTTTACTAAACCAGAATTGGACGCAGAAAGAACATTACGCGTTTATGTTTCGTTTGTAATCGAAAAAGACGGAACTATGACTGATATTGTTGTTAAAAACGATCCGGGATTTGGAATGGGAAAAGAAGCTGTTAGAGTTTTAAAATCATTAAAAACAAAATGGGCTCCTGGAATATTAAACGGAAAAGCTGTTAGAACTTCTTACAATCTTCCTATAACAATAAAAACAGGAGAATCTGAATAAAAATAAAAAACAATAACTTGTAGAGAAAAGCAGAACCTAAGGTTCTGTTTTTTTTATGGTTTTATCTAAAAGTTTATCTTTAACACAAAATCAATCTTTTAAACAGTAATCAAAATGCCTTTTACTTTTGCCCACCCTGCAATAGTTTTACCTTTTAAATACTTTTCTAAAAAATGGTTTTCATTAACCGGGCTTATTATTGGCAGCATGATTCCCGATTTTGAATATTTTATAAGAATGAGGGTTCAAAGTAATTACAGCCATACATTGACAGGTGTTTTTTGGTTTGATTTACCTTTTGCATTAATTCTTTGTTTTATTTTTCACAATATTGTAAAACAGCAATTATTCCATAATTTGCCCCTGAATATTCAATCTAGAGTTTTATTATTTACTCATTTCAAATGGAATAATTATTTCAGACAAAACTGGATTACAGTAATAATTTCTATTTTAATTGGAACTGCATCCCATTTATTTTGGGACAGTTTTACTCACAACCACGGATACTTTGTAGATCATATTTCTGCATTAAAGGATTCAGTTATAATTTGTAATAAAAAAATTCCACTCTTAAAGTTAGCACAACATTTTAGTACAATTATTGGCGGGTTAATTATTCTGTTTTCAATTTCAAAACTTCCAAAAAACAATATTCACAAAAATTCAATAAGTAAAAGTTATTGGTTTTATATTTTATCATTTTCAACGATAATCTTTATTATTCGTTTTACAATTGGGCTTTCAATCAATGAATATGGACACATAATTGTTTCTGCAATATCTTCATTTTTATTGGCTTTAATATTGACTACTCTTATTTTTAATTCGAAAAGCACTTGTTAAAATCTATCAAAATCAATTACTTTTACAATGAATTAAATAAAAATTTAATCATTAAAAAAACTAAATAAAATGGGAATATTTTCAGCTCTTATGGGCAACGCAGGAACTGTAAGCCAGGAAGATTTAATTAAAAAATACGGTCAGCTTTTGACTGACAATGAAGAAATAGAAATGGGTTTTAAATTAATCCGTGACACTTTTATCTTCACTAACAAAAGATTGATTTTAGTTGATGTTCAGGGATTAACAGGAAGCAAAACAGAGTACAAATCTATCTCTTATAAAAGTATTACTCGCTTTAGTGTAGAAACTGCGGGGACTTTTGATCTTGATGCCGAATTGAAAATCTGGGTTTCAAGCGAAATAAATCCGAGTATTGTTAAGCAATTTAATAAATCTGTAAATGTTTATGATGTACAGAAAGTTTTAGCTCACCATGTTTTAGGTTAGTTAACCAAATAAAAAAAGGCAAATTTAAAATTTGCCTTTTTTTATTTTAGATTACATCAAAAACTATTTTTTCTTCGTTGTTTTCTTTGTAGTAGTTTTTTTCGTAGTTGTCTTTTTAGGAACCGTATTGTCTATTTTTTGCTGAACATACGGTTTATATACACCATCTTTTTCTGCTCTCGCTTTAGCATCATCAGCTCTTTTCTTAGAATCCGGGTGCGAACTCATCATTTGATCAATAAATGAAGCTTCAGATCCTTCGCTCATTTTTGCCAAAATTCTAAACGCTGATTCTTCTGCATTTACATTGTAACCGTTTTTCTTTAAGAAGTTATATGAATACAAATCTGCTTCTGTTTCTTGTTTACGACTGTGTTTACTATCAATTAAAGCACTTCCTATTTTTCCTAACTGACTGTCCGTAACTGCAGAAATCTTAGCCGACTGAGAAGATGCTCCATCAATTAAAGCTTCTTTTTGATACGCAGCACGCATCGCATCTCTTGAATCATTGTTTGCAACGTGACCAATTTCGTGACCAATTACAGCAAGCAATTCATTATCATCCATAATATCCATTAAACCTGAATATACACGAACACTTCCATCAGCAGTTGCAAAAGCATTTACTTCTTTCAATTTATATACTTTATAATTTAAAGTAAAACCATCTCCAGCAGTGTGTTTTCCAAAAACTCTATTCAGTCTTAAAGTATAACCATCATTAGGTCCTGCTACTTCGTTTGTAGAATCTAATTTTCTAACGGCTTCTTTAGACAATGCTGCTGCATCTGCATTTGTTAGAGTAAAAGCTGTTACACCTTTTTGAACTGCTCCTATCGCTTTTTCTCCCAAATTAATTTGCGCATTCATTTTTGTAAAACCAAATGCTGCAAATAGAATCCCTGCTATTATAAATCTCTTTTTCATCTTTTAAAAATTACAATTTAACAACAAATGTAAATAACAAAATGCTATTTCATTTAACACTAAGTTTATTTTTTTAACAAATAAAGATATGAATTTTAGATGAGCTTAGCGTGATATTTTTAAGTATTGATTATCATAAAAATAAAAAAACCGGTAACTTTTAAAAATTACCGGTTTCAATTTTATTTAAAGATTACTTCTTTTTAGTCGTTTTCTTTTAACTGGTGCTTTAGCAGCTGTTTTTGCTAGTGCTGTGTTAACAATTTTCTGTTGTACATACTCTTTGTACAAACCATCTTTTGTTGCTCTCTTTTTAGCATCATCAGCTCTTTTTCCTGAATCAGGATGCGAACTCATCATTTTGGTAATAAAAGACGACTCTGCTCCTTCGCTTAAATTTTGTAAAATTCTGAAAGCAGATTCT from Flavobacterium sp. carries:
- a CDS encoding energy transducer TonB yields the protein MSKLSIYENKWIDLVFENKNKEYGAYQLRQENSKTTVTALFMALLLITALGSVSMLINKFRSHEIVEPAPIPLDDVIHPIDLDPLVRPKTKDPVVPPVKPTAPAAPVTSTQLTHPVIAPPEQAVDNIAANVDNTPHVDNTGTPGTGTNTIPGTGGEPAVVDVVDPNIVVGTTDLDKLPEFPGGIKKFYTYVGNNFTKPELDAERTLRVYVSFVIEKDGTMTDIVVKNDPGFGMGKEAVRVLKSLKTKWAPGILNGKAVRTSYNLPITIKTGESE
- a CDS encoding DUF4184 family protein is translated as MPFTFAHPAIVLPFKYFSKKWFSLTGLIIGSMIPDFEYFIRMRVQSNYSHTLTGVFWFDLPFALILCFIFHNIVKQQLFHNLPLNIQSRVLLFTHFKWNNYFRQNWITVIISILIGTASHLFWDSFTHNHGYFVDHISALKDSVIICNKKIPLLKLAQHFSTIIGGLIILFSISKLPKNNIHKNSISKSYWFYILSFSTIIFIIRFTIGLSINEYGHIIVSAISSFLLALILTTLIFNSKSTC
- a CDS encoding PH domain-containing protein, translated to MGIFSALMGNAGTVSQEDLIKKYGQLLTDNEEIEMGFKLIRDTFIFTNKRLILVDVQGLTGSKTEYKSISYKSITRFSVETAGTFDLDAELKIWVSSEINPSIVKQFNKSVNVYDVQKVLAHHVLG
- a CDS encoding M48 family metalloprotease; amino-acid sequence: MKKRFIIAGILFAAFGFTKMNAQINLGEKAIGAVQKGVTAFTLTNADAAALSKEAVRKLDSTNEVAGPNDGYTLRLNRVFGKHTAGDGFTLNYKVYKLKEVNAFATADGSVRVYSGLMDIMDDNELLAVIGHEIGHVANNDSRDAMRAAYQKEALIDGASSQSAKISAVTDSQLGKIGSALIDSKHSRKQETEADLYSYNFLKKNGYNVNAEESAFRILAKMSEGSEASFIDQMMSSHPDSKKRADDAKARAEKDGVYKPYVQQKIDNTVPKKTTTKKTTTKKTTKKK